A region of Thermococcus argininiproducens DNA encodes the following proteins:
- a CDS encoding SDR family NAD(P)-dependent oxidoreductase, with product MSTFGGFKMGYEKLKSMDLSRDEFSGKVALITGAGRGIGKELAKVLAWLGAKVIIAEISESGAEVEEEIHSKGGTAFYFQTDVSDKKSIRKLAERILKEFGKVDILVNNATIVKTGSILDTSHEDWDESWKVNVQAAVLLVKAFLPSMVKRKDGVIVMMTSEEGMPYVAPYSASKAALNSFGLSLATELGEDSGVSVFIFAPGMVDTPGIRNAAQELAPLYGMAYDEFINQSVNPGYNGLMPAEDCAAGLAYCIAYAKDYHGQMADPFGPLAKAGLLIFPTQAEGKHTNNILHRDEAVSEKTAFELVEELKKIMEDVERETNELNRFARMWVRRIFRQRTGMSIKEWLGAVEELISGLQELETAIRANNDTKAEQIRAKLPWMITYLEKLADNFKQNMKDVEGFIKDPEALAKALETLAYRENVTRSLIVMLREEMEA from the coding sequence GTGTCGACGTTTGGAGGATTTAAGATGGGATATGAAAAATTGAAAAGTATGGACCTATCCAGAGACGAATTCTCTGGAAAAGTTGCACTCATTACGGGTGCAGGACGCGGTATTGGTAAAGAGCTTGCAAAAGTTTTGGCATGGCTTGGTGCAAAGGTTATTATTGCCGAGATTTCCGAATCAGGCGCTGAAGTTGAAGAAGAGATTCACTCTAAGGGAGGCACAGCTTTTTATTTCCAAACTGATGTCTCTGATAAGAAGAGCATTAGGAAACTTGCAGAGAGAATCCTCAAAGAGTTCGGCAAAGTGGATATACTGGTCAACAACGCCACTATAGTGAAGACTGGTTCAATATTAGACACATCTCATGAAGATTGGGACGAGTCCTGGAAAGTCAATGTTCAAGCAGCTGTTCTTTTAGTAAAGGCCTTTCTGCCAAGTATGGTAAAAAGAAAGGATGGAGTTATTGTCATGATGACATCAGAAGAGGGAATGCCTTACGTAGCACCATATTCGGCTTCTAAAGCTGCATTAAACTCATTTGGGCTCTCTTTAGCGACAGAACTGGGTGAGGACTCGGGTGTGTCGGTCTTCATCTTTGCGCCCGGAATGGTTGACACTCCGGGAATAAGAAATGCTGCTCAAGAGTTAGCTCCGCTCTATGGCATGGCATATGATGAGTTCATAAATCAAAGTGTGAATCCAGGATATAATGGGCTCATGCCAGCTGAAGACTGTGCAGCAGGACTTGCCTACTGCATTGCTTATGCAAAGGACTATCATGGGCAGATGGCGGACCCATTCGGGCCGCTTGCTAAGGCAGGGCTCCTAATTTTCCCCACACAAGCTGAGGGCAAACATACCAACAATATTCTCCATAGAGATGAGGCTGTGAGTGAAAAAACGGCATTTGAACTCGTTGAAGAACTAAAAAAGATCATGGAAGACGTTGAAAGAGAGACTAACGAACTCAACAGGTTCGCGAGGATGTGGGTTAGAAGAATATTCAGACAGAGAACCGGAATGAGCATCAAAGAGTGGTTAGGTGCTGTTGAAGAGCTCATCTCCGGACTTCAGGAGTTGGAGACGGCAATAAGAGCAAATAACGACACAAAAGCTGAACAGATACGTGCAAAGCTCCCGTGGATGATAACTTACCTGGAAAAACTGGCAGACAACTTCAAACAGAATATGAAAGACGTAGAGGGTTTCATCAAAGATCCCGAAGCCCTCGCCAAAGCTCTAGAGACTCTGGCTTATAGAGAAAACGTTACACGTTCGCTAATTGTCATGCTTAGGGAGGAAATGGAAGCATGA
- a CDS encoding DUF6544 family protein: MIKSVLIVLGIIVILLVSTAVLGGVAFTKRTRNDAKELFKESDMTKPKVITEEDVQDLPEPVQRYLRYTQIIGTEEINTVRLKQDGYFRMKEDQKWMPLTAEQYFRVDSAEFIWIAKVRAAPLLSIHAKDEFVEGRGNLVVKLLGLITVVDAKGNAVDHGELLRFLAECIWFPSAFLNDYITWESIDNTSAKATITYNGVSASAVFHFNEKGEVTRITAKRYMEVNGEFVLEDWEGQIVEYKMFNGVIVPSKVNIIWKLKTGDFCYDQIEIVDIEYNGLSIY; the protein is encoded by the coding sequence ATGATAAAAAGCGTATTAATTGTATTAGGAATAATCGTTATTCTGTTAGTCTCAACCGCTGTTCTTGGTGGTGTTGCATTCACCAAAAGGACAAGAAATGACGCAAAAGAGCTTTTTAAAGAGAGTGATATGACAAAACCCAAAGTCATTACCGAGGAAGATGTACAAGATCTGCCTGAGCCGGTTCAAAGGTATTTAAGATATACCCAGATTATAGGCACGGAAGAAATCAACACCGTTAGGTTAAAACAAGACGGGTATTTCCGTATGAAAGAAGATCAAAAGTGGATGCCACTAACAGCAGAGCAGTATTTTAGGGTAGATTCCGCTGAGTTCATCTGGATAGCAAAAGTGAGAGCTGCTCCACTGCTATCAATACATGCGAAGGACGAATTTGTTGAGGGTAGGGGCAATCTGGTGGTAAAACTATTGGGATTGATTACGGTTGTAGATGCAAAAGGAAATGCGGTTGATCACGGAGAGCTTTTGAGATTTCTTGCTGAGTGCATCTGGTTTCCTTCAGCATTTTTAAACGACTACATCACATGGGAATCTATAGATAACACCTCAGCAAAAGCTACGATAACCTACAACGGAGTTTCAGCCTCTGCGGTCTTCCATTTTAACGAAAAGGGTGAAGTAACGAGAATCACTGCAAAGCGGTACATGGAGGTTAATGGGGAGTTCGTTTTAGAGGACTGGGAGGGACAGATTGTGGAATATAAAATGTTCAACGGCGTTATTGTCCCAAGCAAGGTCAACATAATATGGAAGCTGAAAACAGGGGACTTTTGCTATGACCAAATTGAGATTGTGGACATCGAATACAACGGTTTATCAATATATTAA
- a CDS encoding GNAT family N-acetyltransferase, which translates to MERPKIMEGEKVSLAVILKEDKDKWFLLANDRDIQIFLNDGARIYPREKFDEIYEMSKKNKQKMVDFAIVSNISGELVGFIGLQGINWVSRHAMVWYAIVKEHWGNGYASEALSLLCKFAFENMNLNKIWTRVYEPNKASQRVLEKNGFKFVGRLRKHVYLPEFGYVDELHYDLLREDNKGGMGFSFSGYWL; encoded by the coding sequence ATGGAACGACCAAAAATTATGGAAGGGGAGAAGGTTTCATTGGCTGTTATTTTGAAAGAAGACAAAGATAAATGGTTTTTATTGGCAAATGACAGAGATATACAAATCTTCCTTAATGATGGAGCGAGAATATACCCAAGAGAAAAATTTGATGAGATCTATGAGATGTCTAAAAAGAACAAACAGAAAATGGTGGATTTTGCAATAGTAAGCAACATTAGTGGTGAGCTTGTTGGGTTTATAGGTCTACAGGGAATTAACTGGGTTTCAAGGCATGCTATGGTCTGGTATGCTATAGTTAAAGAGCATTGGGGGAACGGGTATGCAAGTGAAGCTTTGAGTCTATTATGCAAGTTTGCTTTCGAAAACATGAATCTCAACAAGATTTGGACAAGAGTGTATGAGCCAAACAAAGCTTCCCAGAGGGTTTTGGAGAAAAATGGCTTCAAGTTTGTCGGCCGCTTAAGGAAGCATGTTTATTTGCCTGAGTTTGGTTATGTGGATGAGCTACATTATGACCTGCTGAGGGAGGACAATAAAGGAGGAATGGGATTCTCGTTTAGCGGGTACTGGCTATGA
- a CDS encoding GH12 family glycosyl hydrolase domain-containing protein: MKTKLITVGLVIFAFLIFGCLGNKGDVALTEPGSNRKINYNGIELIMEFNFWNIKEFNGSAELAYYRSNNTIMFYANLSGVVMKEPHRYVQGYPEVIYGYKPWTGHKTQGDLPIKIKELESFEVTLNYSLWHERDLPINLAMETWITAEEKAKEIKEGDVELMVWLYSNSLIRPAGSKIDITKTKIVVNSTLREVEWEVWLYCNALPWDLITFRLKEPIKSGEIRLDVTPLLSTAKEVFEENLCRVEKFDELYLEDWEVGTEFGGPHSRSANFGWQISKFEINDGR; the protein is encoded by the coding sequence ATGAAAACAAAACTTATCACCGTTGGTTTAGTTATTTTTGCATTTTTAATATTTGGTTGTTTGGGGAATAAAGGAGATGTTGCCCTAACCGAGCCCGGCTCAAATAGAAAGATAAACTACAATGGGATCGAACTCATCATGGAGTTCAATTTTTGGAACATAAAGGAGTTCAATGGAAGCGCTGAGCTAGCTTATTATAGAAGCAACAACACGATAATGTTTTATGCAAATCTGAGTGGCGTTGTGATGAAAGAACCTCACCGCTACGTTCAAGGCTATCCAGAAGTTATATATGGTTATAAACCTTGGACTGGCCACAAAACTCAGGGAGATCTCCCCATAAAGATAAAGGAGCTTGAAAGTTTTGAGGTAACATTGAACTATTCCCTCTGGCACGAGAGAGACCTACCCATAAACTTGGCTATGGAGACATGGATAACCGCGGAGGAAAAAGCCAAAGAGATTAAAGAGGGCGATGTAGAGTTAATGGTGTGGCTCTACTCGAATTCACTCATTAGACCAGCAGGGAGCAAGATTGACATCACAAAAACCAAAATAGTTGTAAACAGTACCCTGAGGGAAGTAGAATGGGAGGTATGGCTCTACTGTAATGCCCTGCCCTGGGACTTGATAACCTTCCGTTTAAAAGAGCCCATTAAAAGTGGGGAGATAAGGCTTGATGTTACACCTCTTTTATCCACTGCTAAAGAAGTTTTTGAAGAAAATCTTTGTAGAGTTGAGAAATTTGACGAACTCTATCTGGAAGATTGGGAAGTTGGAACAGAGTTTGGAGGTCCTCATAGCAGGAGCGCTAACTTTGGGTGGCAGATATCCAAATTTGAGATCAATGATGGAAGGTGA
- a CDS encoding MFS transporter — protein sequence MLNKNFWLYAIGRWISQVGWVIQDIAVPLYVLDKTGSGAIMSIFIIAELLPRLLVNPVAGVIGDRYNRKKLMVWLDIARGVLLFGVILFNLLYIQSLLAIQVIMSIMGAFFSAGISGMFPDLVKREELAQANSTLQSGGQIIRIAGPILGGIIYAFGGLRLAILINAISFFGSGLFEMLIEYQWGSRKISSLGEVWEDMLEGFKFIKNSKSLLILVSLGIVLNTLLNPIFVVILPYMSRVILGFSSVQFGSIQTAATIGALAGNLLIAGKLKESSENLLFKALFAQLICLLLLSVVVHPLVRLVAYPALLGIFMIGGFFNILVNVPLFTKLQKGVPNEVRARFFSAFETAIMATTPLGMAVIGPLLDIVDISALVATLVTLSLLASIYYYLNFRESVMNIGVETRGMIG from the coding sequence ATGCTCAATAAAAACTTCTGGCTCTATGCTATCGGCAGGTGGATATCCCAAGTTGGATGGGTAATTCAGGACATTGCAGTTCCCCTTTATGTCCTAGACAAAACTGGTAGCGGAGCTATAATGAGCATTTTTATAATAGCTGAACTGCTTCCAAGACTCTTAGTGAATCCAGTAGCTGGTGTAATTGGTGATCGTTATAACCGAAAAAAGCTAATGGTGTGGCTTGACATAGCTAGAGGTGTCCTCCTTTTCGGAGTTATCCTCTTCAACCTACTCTATATCCAGAGTTTGCTTGCAATTCAAGTCATCATGAGTATTATGGGTGCATTTTTCTCAGCAGGGATCTCTGGAATGTTCCCCGACCTTGTAAAAAGAGAAGAACTTGCTCAGGCTAATTCCACACTTCAGAGCGGTGGTCAGATAATAAGAATCGCTGGGCCTATATTGGGAGGAATAATTTACGCATTTGGTGGGCTTAGGCTTGCAATCCTAATAAACGCAATAAGTTTCTTTGGTTCCGGCCTCTTTGAGATGTTAATAGAGTATCAGTGGGGAAGCCGTAAGATTTCAAGTCTCGGCGAAGTATGGGAAGATATGCTCGAAGGTTTTAAATTTATAAAAAATTCAAAAAGTTTACTCATTCTTGTTAGCCTTGGGATAGTCCTAAACACCCTGTTAAATCCGATTTTTGTGGTTATCCTCCCGTACATGTCACGAGTCATTTTAGGGTTTTCCTCTGTTCAATTCGGGAGTATTCAAACCGCCGCCACAATTGGAGCCTTGGCCGGGAACCTCCTCATAGCAGGGAAGCTCAAAGAATCCTCTGAGAATCTGCTATTCAAAGCCCTTTTTGCCCAACTTATATGTCTGCTTCTGCTTTCAGTGGTTGTACATCCTTTAGTCAGACTTGTAGCTTATCCAGCACTCCTCGGGATTTTTATGATAGGTGGATTCTTCAACATTCTGGTTAATGTCCCACTCTTCACTAAGCTTCAAAAGGGCGTCCCTAATGAAGTTCGCGCCAGATTCTTCTCTGCCTTTGAGACTGCAATAATGGCTACAACTCCACTTGGAATGGCAGTTATTGGGCCTCTCTTAGATATCGTTGATATTTCAGCCCTTGTGGCTACCCTAGTTACCCTCAGCCTCCTTGCGTCAATATATTACTACCTTAACTTTAGAGAAAGTGTCATGAACATTGGTGTAGAAACCAGGGGAATGATTGGATAA
- a CDS encoding GrpB family protein, with translation MEKVIGVCGCICSDCGMYRKNCGGCHAIKGRPCWLHEVGLKICDFYECCVIDKGLEHCGQCEEIPCDRFWMNKAPTLTEEEHRRIVEERVGLLKRVLPYNSEAPAIFKEIRQFIRNTISYQIEVEHIGSTAVPGLGGKGIIDVLIITKKEHMWKVVEILESKGYKYNPQGGTPPERLFVSGQYRHCGKELHIHIHITFFGSKEHRDKLFFRDYLRKHPEEAKRYYELKKQWSKEAGLDDSKYARLKTPYINRILSLQSSKANEL, from the coding sequence ATGGAAAAAGTTATTGGAGTATGTGGATGTATATGTAGCGATTGTGGAATGTATAGAAAAAACTGTGGAGGGTGTCATGCCATAAAAGGCAGGCCATGCTGGCTGCATGAAGTGGGGCTTAAGATTTGTGATTTCTATGAGTGCTGTGTGATCGATAAAGGGCTGGAGCACTGCGGACAGTGCGAAGAAATCCCATGCGACAGGTTCTGGATGAACAAAGCCCCCACATTGACGGAAGAAGAACACAGGAGAATCGTGGAGGAGAGGGTTGGTTTGCTTAAGAGAGTATTGCCCTATAACAGTGAAGCACCCGCAATCTTTAAAGAGATAAGACAGTTCATTCGCAATACAATTTCATATCAGATTGAGGTTGAACATATAGGTAGCACAGCAGTCCCCGGTCTAGGGGGAAAGGGCATCATTGACGTATTGATTATAACCAAGAAGGAGCATATGTGGAAAGTGGTTGAAATATTAGAATCCAAAGGATATAAATATAATCCTCAAGGTGGAACCCCTCCCGAAAGGCTTTTCGTTTCAGGACAATACAGACATTGTGGGAAAGAACTCCACATACACATCCATATAACATTTTTTGGAAGCAAAGAACACAGAGATAAGTTGTTCTTCCGTGATTATCTTAGGAAACATCCGGAAGAAGCTAAGAGGTATTATGAGCTCAAAAAACAATGGAGCAAAGAAGCAGGATTAGATGATTCTAAATATGCTCG